Proteins encoded together in one Hymenobacter monticola window:
- a CDS encoding WbqC family protein, with the protein MIILSELHYHPPAAFFATLAHADGLLLEAHEHYRKQTYRNRCLIKTAQGVQPLTVPVIDGNRAEKVSIAKIEIDYRQNWIHRHWRTLQTAYGNSPYFEYYADYLHDIYVGKPALLFDLNQQFLRLLLKCFRLTLPVHLTSEYHAHYSAQPSPAFPGPASTPSVVADQRDWLTPKTGAKPPEPDTPAALVRVRPYPQVFGPGFEPGLSVLDLLFSQGPAAGSFLQ; encoded by the coding sequence ATGATTATTCTTTCCGAGCTCCACTACCACCCGCCCGCCGCCTTCTTCGCCACGCTCGCGCACGCCGACGGCTTGCTGCTCGAAGCGCATGAGCACTACCGCAAGCAGACTTACCGCAACCGTTGCCTCATCAAAACGGCTCAGGGCGTGCAGCCCCTCACCGTGCCGGTCATTGACGGCAACCGGGCCGAAAAGGTCAGCATTGCGAAAATCGAAATCGACTACCGGCAGAATTGGATTCACCGTCACTGGCGCACGCTGCAGACGGCTTATGGCAATAGCCCTTATTTTGAGTACTACGCCGACTACCTGCACGATATTTACGTAGGTAAGCCCGCCCTGCTTTTTGACCTAAATCAGCAGTTTTTGCGTTTGTTACTGAAATGCTTCCGGCTCACCCTGCCGGTGCATCTTACCTCCGAGTACCACGCGCACTATTCCGCGCAACCTTCCCCCGCTTTCCCGGGTCCTGCTTCTACCCCGTCCGTCGTGGCCGACCAGCGCGACTGGCTGACACCCAAAACCGGCGCAAAACCGCCCGAACCTGACACTCCGGCAGCCCTGGTCCGGGTGCGGCCCTATCCGCAGGTGTTTGGCCCAGGTTTTGAGCCGGGCTTGAGCGTGCTGGACCTGCTGTTTTCGCAGGGCCCGGCGGCCGGCTCCTTTTTGCAGTAA
- a CDS encoding efflux RND transporter periplasmic adaptor subunit, with amino-acid sequence MKSVTCLALLPFLIACGKNADEKTADKPAPPPPRAPDEVFLNKAQLRAAGIELGTFTRRDLGTEVQATGQIDVPPSHRVSVTAIMGGYVQQLPTLPGQHVARGTVLATLRSPEYLKLQQDYLQSQARIVFLKQETARQQVLNDEDVGARRKLQQATAELRTEQAAAGSLAAQLRLIGLKPESLSATSIRPSVPLVAPIGGYVKAVLVNPGQFVNPQDVLIELVDRSDLHLELKVFERDITKVKEGQDVLFRVPSQGASARPLAATVFLVGKAFDDDGRTVPVHAHLHDTGPDAAATATLLPGQYVSARILTGRTPQRTLPEDALVPGGEVSYGYYQVKSDASGSTFRRFSLRPGATDQGQVAVSLLDKLPDTTRLVIRGAYFLDAERSKGQGGDE; translated from the coding sequence ATGAAATCCGTCACTTGCCTCGCCCTCCTACCCTTCCTCATCGCCTGCGGTAAAAATGCCGACGAAAAAACCGCCGACAAGCCCGCCCCGCCCCCACCCCGCGCGCCCGACGAAGTATTCCTCAATAAAGCCCAGCTACGAGCTGCCGGCATCGAGCTGGGCACCTTCACCCGCCGCGACCTCGGCACCGAAGTACAAGCCACCGGCCAGATTGACGTGCCGCCCAGCCACCGCGTATCCGTCACGGCCATCATGGGTGGCTATGTACAGCAGCTGCCGACGCTGCCCGGCCAGCACGTGGCGCGCGGCACCGTGCTGGCCACGCTGCGCAGCCCCGAGTACCTCAAGCTGCAACAGGACTACCTCCAAAGCCAGGCCCGCATCGTGTTTCTGAAGCAGGAAACCGCTCGCCAGCAAGTTCTCAACGACGAGGACGTGGGCGCCCGCCGCAAGCTTCAGCAGGCCACCGCCGAGCTGCGCACCGAGCAGGCCGCGGCCGGCAGCCTCGCCGCCCAGCTCCGCCTCATTGGCCTGAAACCTGAGTCGCTCAGCGCCACCAGCATCCGGCCCAGCGTGCCGCTTGTAGCACCCATTGGCGGCTACGTAAAGGCCGTGCTGGTCAACCCCGGTCAGTTCGTGAACCCGCAAGACGTGCTGATTGAGCTGGTCGACCGCTCCGACCTGCACCTGGAGCTGAAAGTATTCGAGCGCGACATCACCAAGGTGAAGGAGGGCCAGGACGTCCTATTCCGCGTGCCGTCGCAGGGCGCCAGTGCCCGGCCCCTGGCCGCTACCGTTTTCTTGGTCGGCAAAGCCTTCGATGACGACGGCCGCACCGTGCCCGTGCACGCCCACCTGCACGACACCGGCCCCGACGCGGCCGCCACCGCCACCCTGCTGCCCGGCCAATACGTCAGTGCCCGTATCCTCACCGGCCGCACCCCGCAGCGCACCCTCCCCGAAGATGCCCTCGTGCCCGGCGGCGAAGTCAGCTACGGCTATTATCAGGTAAAATCCGATGCCAGTGGCAGCACCTTCCGCCGCTTCAGCCTCCGCCCTGGCGCCACCGACCAGGGCCAGGTAGCCGTGAGTTTGCTGGATAAGCTGCCCGATACCACTCGTTTGGTTATCCGGGGCGCTTATTTCCTGGATGCCGAGCGCAGTAAAGGGCAGGGTGGTGATGAGTAG
- a CDS encoding CusA/CzcA family heavy metal efflux RND transporter, with product MISAIINFSIRNKLLVGLMLAGLIAWGVFSAASLPLDAIPDVTNNQVQVITQSPALAAQEVEQLITVPLELELRTIPGVTEIRSISRFGLSVITVVFEEDVDTYHTRQLVAEKLKVAEADLGQGLGAPGMAPITTGLGEIYQYTLKVKPGYEKRYSLARLREIQDWLVKRRLAGVAGVVDVSSFGGYVRQYEVSVDPARLAGAGVSMAELYEALQANNGNAGGSYLERGPRAFFIRGEGRATSLQDIGNIVVKPVGVPGQGGAPLLVRDVAAVRFGHAVRYGAMNRDGQGETVGGVVLMLKGASSEATIKNVKARVAEIQQTLPQGLEIDPFLDRTKLVDKAIHTVVKNLIEGGVIVVAVLLLLLGNLRAGLVVAGMIPLCMLFALGMMRTFGVSANLMSLGALDFGLIVDGAVIIVEAVIAHLVHERLKAAHETMDDITEGVTNRLMKSALFGQLIILIVYLPILSLTGIEGKMFRPMALTVSFAILGAMLMCLTYVPAVTAWALKKNISDKPNLADRIVGFLHRGYEPIIRAALGARGLVVGVALGLLALGGLVFSRLGGEFIPQLDEGDFAMNVTLAPGSSLEESVLITGRIQRILKSQFPEVLQVVGKIGTSEIPTDPMSMEDGDIMIILKDRADWTSAPTREALANKMQAALDGVPGISLEFQQPIQMRFNELISGVKSDISVKIYGDDLDLLKAKADEAAALIRPLTGVGDLKVEQIIGLPQLRVSYDRARLAQYGLRVRDLNTLLQTAFAGQTTGQVYEGERRFDLVLRLDSLHRRGADDLNQLLVSLPDGSQIPLAEVATVALKPAPAQISRDDARRRVNIGVNVRGRDVQSLVQDIQGKLQTGLRLPAGYSIVYGGQFENLNHAKDRLAIAVPVSLVLIFMLLFLAFRSVKEALLIFTGIPLAAIGGVLALWLRGMPFSISAGVGFIALFGVAVLNGIVLVASLNELASAGVRKIRERVLRATEERFRPVLLTASVASLGFLPMALSNSAGAEVQKPLATVVIGGLITATLLTLVVLPVLYTFFVKDDEPSPVDAAEAAHEAKVAAETGGTAGIPAAVILLLGGLLLAPATGRAQATKAPTNAPLSISRALSTGLAQSPLVQSATLQAQQQAAMARSAYDLPRLTIDYQYGQIQGALNDQTFNILQQSAFPTVYGAQRQVLQTTAEAGTIRARAQRRELARNIRSGYYNLLVTYRLTALLRRQDSLYQRAARAARIRYQVGETNRLEQVSAEARARELQNRLATLRSELLVQRRQLALLLGQSGLADIDTTASPRAVLLPADTATLTPATNPTLALYQQQLTLSQQQTRLEKLRRLPDLRAGYFNQTINKERGFNVAQAGIAVPLLGGAQRARIAAAKIGEEAAQVQLAYANTQFGTQLSTLRQQLARAQASLLYYENYALLQARLILTTAEKSFRAGDIEYVEYVVNTQPAWQIQEAYFEQLRQYNELVANIQALAGADEQ from the coding sequence ATGATTTCGGCGATTATTAATTTCAGCATCCGCAATAAACTGTTGGTGGGCCTGATGCTGGCGGGCCTCATTGCCTGGGGCGTTTTTTCGGCTGCCAGCCTGCCGCTTGACGCCATTCCGGACGTCACCAACAACCAGGTTCAGGTCATCACCCAAAGCCCCGCGCTGGCGGCCCAGGAAGTGGAGCAGCTCATTACCGTGCCCCTGGAGCTGGAGCTGCGCACCATTCCGGGCGTCACCGAAATCCGGTCCATCTCGCGTTTCGGGCTGTCGGTGATTACCGTCGTTTTCGAGGAAGACGTGGACACCTACCACACCCGCCAGCTGGTGGCCGAGAAGCTAAAAGTGGCCGAGGCCGACCTTGGCCAAGGCTTGGGCGCACCGGGCATGGCGCCCATTACCACCGGCCTGGGCGAGATTTACCAGTACACCCTCAAGGTGAAACCCGGCTACGAGAAACGCTACAGCTTGGCCCGGCTACGCGAAATCCAGGACTGGCTGGTGAAGCGCCGCCTGGCTGGGGTGGCCGGCGTGGTGGACGTGAGCAGCTTCGGCGGTTACGTGCGGCAGTACGAGGTGAGCGTGGACCCCGCCCGCCTGGCCGGCGCGGGCGTGAGCATGGCCGAGCTTTACGAGGCCCTGCAAGCCAACAACGGCAACGCCGGCGGCAGCTACCTAGAGCGCGGTCCGCGGGCCTTTTTCATTCGGGGCGAGGGTCGGGCCACCTCGCTGCAAGACATTGGCAACATTGTGGTGAAGCCCGTGGGTGTGCCCGGCCAGGGCGGCGCGCCGCTATTGGTGCGCGACGTGGCGGCCGTGCGCTTCGGCCACGCCGTGCGCTACGGGGCCATGAACCGCGACGGCCAGGGCGAAACCGTGGGCGGCGTGGTGCTCATGCTGAAAGGCGCCAGCTCCGAGGCCACCATCAAAAACGTGAAGGCGCGGGTAGCAGAAATCCAGCAAACCCTGCCACAAGGTCTGGAAATCGACCCGTTCCTCGACCGCACCAAGCTGGTAGACAAGGCCATTCACACGGTGGTAAAAAACCTGATTGAGGGCGGCGTCATCGTGGTGGCGGTGCTGCTGTTGCTGCTCGGCAACTTGCGGGCCGGGCTGGTGGTGGCAGGCATGATTCCGCTGTGCATGCTCTTCGCGCTGGGCATGATGCGCACCTTCGGCGTGTCGGCCAACCTCATGAGCCTGGGCGCGCTGGACTTCGGCCTCATCGTGGACGGGGCCGTGATTATTGTGGAAGCCGTCATCGCCCATCTCGTGCACGAGCGCCTCAAGGCCGCCCACGAAACTATGGACGACATCACCGAAGGCGTCACCAACCGGCTAATGAAGTCGGCCCTGTTCGGCCAGCTCATTATTCTCATTGTGTACCTGCCCATTCTCTCACTCACCGGCATCGAGGGCAAGATGTTCCGGCCGATGGCCCTGACGGTGAGTTTCGCCATCTTGGGCGCCATGCTGATGTGCCTCACTTACGTGCCGGCCGTAACGGCCTGGGCCTTGAAGAAAAACATCAGCGATAAACCCAATCTGGCCGACCGGATTGTCGGCTTCCTGCACCGCGGCTACGAGCCGATTATCCGGGCGGCGCTGGGGGCCCGCGGGCTGGTGGTGGGCGTGGCGCTAGGGCTGCTGGCGCTGGGCGGCCTGGTGTTTTCGCGGCTGGGCGGCGAGTTCATTCCGCAGCTCGACGAGGGCGACTTTGCCATGAACGTGACACTGGCCCCGGGCTCGTCGCTCGAAGAAAGCGTCCTGATAACCGGGCGGATTCAGCGCATTCTCAAAAGCCAGTTTCCCGAAGTGCTGCAGGTGGTGGGCAAAATCGGCACTTCCGAAATCCCCACCGACCCCATGTCGATGGAAGACGGCGACATCATGATTATTCTGAAAGACCGCGCCGACTGGACCAGCGCTCCCACCCGCGAGGCGCTGGCTAACAAGATGCAGGCAGCCCTGGACGGCGTGCCCGGCATCAGTCTGGAATTCCAACAGCCCATTCAGATGCGGTTTAATGAGTTAATATCCGGCGTGAAGTCGGACATATCGGTCAAGATTTACGGCGATGACCTCGACCTACTCAAAGCCAAAGCCGACGAGGCGGCGGCCCTCATCCGCCCGCTAACCGGCGTCGGCGACCTGAAGGTGGAGCAAATCATCGGTCTGCCCCAGCTGCGGGTGAGCTACGACCGCGCCCGTTTGGCCCAGTACGGCCTGCGCGTGCGGGACCTTAACACCCTGCTGCAAACCGCCTTCGCCGGCCAAACTACCGGCCAGGTTTACGAAGGTGAGCGCCGCTTCGACCTCGTGCTGCGCCTCGACTCGCTGCACCGCCGCGGGGCCGACGACCTCAACCAGCTCCTCGTGTCCCTACCCGACGGCAGCCAGATTCCGTTGGCCGAAGTAGCCACCGTGGCCCTGAAACCCGCCCCCGCCCAAATCTCGCGCGATGACGCCCGCCGCCGCGTCAACATCGGCGTGAACGTGCGCGGACGCGACGTACAAAGCCTCGTGCAGGACATCCAGGGCAAGCTGCAAACCGGCCTGCGCCTGCCCGCCGGCTACAGCATCGTATACGGCGGCCAGTTCGAAAACCTCAACCACGCCAAGGACCGGCTGGCCATTGCCGTGCCGGTGTCGTTGGTGCTCATTTTCATGCTGTTGTTCTTGGCCTTCCGCTCGGTGAAGGAGGCGCTGCTGATTTTTACGGGTATTCCGCTGGCGGCCATTGGCGGGGTACTGGCGCTGTGGCTGCGCGGGATGCCGTTCAGCATTTCGGCCGGCGTGGGCTTCATCGCGCTGTTCGGCGTAGCCGTGCTGAACGGGATTGTGCTGGTGGCCAGCCTGAACGAGCTAGCCAGCGCCGGCGTGCGGAAGATTCGCGAGCGGGTGCTGCGCGCCACCGAGGAGCGGTTCCGGCCGGTGCTGCTCACGGCCTCAGTGGCCTCGCTGGGCTTTCTGCCGATGGCCTTGTCGAACTCAGCCGGCGCGGAGGTGCAGAAACCGCTAGCCACAGTCGTCATCGGCGGACTAATAACGGCCACACTGCTCACGCTGGTGGTGCTGCCGGTTCTCTATACTTTCTTCGTGAAAGACGACGAGCCTAGCCCCGTTGACGCCGCCGAGGCGGCCCACGAAGCTAAAGTAGCCGCCGAAACAGGAGGCACGGCCGGTATCCCGGCCGCGGTGATTCTGCTGCTTGGCGGGTTGCTGTTGGCACCGGCCACCGGTCGCGCACAAGCCACCAAAGCCCCCACCAATGCGCCGCTCAGCATCTCCCGGGCCCTGAGCACCGGCTTGGCGCAAAGCCCGCTGGTTCAGTCGGCCACCTTACAGGCCCAGCAGCAGGCGGCCATGGCCCGCAGCGCTTACGACTTGCCGCGCCTGACCATTGACTACCAGTATGGCCAGATTCAGGGCGCGCTCAACGACCAGACCTTCAACATTCTGCAACAGTCGGCTTTCCCCACTGTGTACGGCGCGCAGCGCCAGGTGCTCCAAACCACGGCCGAGGCCGGCACCATCCGGGCCCGGGCCCAGCGCCGCGAGTTGGCCCGCAACATCCGGTCGGGCTACTATAATTTGCTGGTGACTTACCGCCTCACGGCCCTTTTACGCCGGCAGGACAGCCTCTACCAGCGCGCCGCCCGGGCCGCCCGCATCCGCTACCAGGTGGGCGAAACCAACCGCCTGGAGCAGGTATCGGCCGAAGCCCGCGCCCGCGAGCTGCAAAACCGCCTCGCCACCCTGCGCTCCGAACTACTGGTGCAGCGCCGCCAGTTGGCCCTGCTGCTGGGCCAGTCCGGTCTGGCCGACATCGACACCACCGCCAGCCCCCGCGCCGTGCTGCTACCCGCCGATACGGCCACCCTCACGCCCGCCACCAACCCCACCCTGGCCCTCTACCAGCAGCAGCTCACCCTCAGCCAGCAGCAAACCCGGCTCGAAAAGCTACGCCGGCTGCCCGACCTGCGGGCTGGCTACTTCAACCAGACCATTAACAAGGAACGAGGCTTCAACGTGGCCCAGGCTGGCATCGCCGTGCCGCTGCTGGGCGGCGCCCAGCGCGCCCGCATTGCCGCCGCCAAAATAGGCGAAGAAGCTGCTCAGGTGCAGCTGGCTTATGCCAACACGCAATTCGGCACCCAGCTAAGCACCCTGCGCCAGCAGCTGGCCCGCGCCCAGGCCTCTCTGCTTTATTACGAAAATTACGCTCTTCTGCAAGCCCGCCTCATCCTCACCACTGCCGAAAAAAGCTTCCGCGCCGGCGACATCGAGTACGTGGAGTACGTGGTGAACACCCAGCCCGCCTGGCAGATTCAGGAGGCGTATTTCGAGCAGCTTCGGCAATACAATGAACTGGTAGCCAACATTCAGGCGCTGGCCGGAGCGGATGAGCAATAA
- a CDS encoding lysophospholipid acyltransferase family protein has product MATKGTLSSSGRPYAWYFEPLRWLLLGLAHLPLAVLYLFAEVIYFLLAYVVRYRWRVVTENLRNSFPEKTPAEIERIGKAFYRHFSQVIIEILKLAAISPEELRQRMRFVNPELMTRHFAEKRLVLSLGSHMGNWEWILSGAALEFPGRAAGVYKPLNNLFFESFMRRLRTRLGADAVPMLATLRYLVAHRGEGRTLSLLTDQAAGPEDRPYWTDFLHQDTSFYTSADRLAVQLDCAVLYVGIRRVRRGYYEVTFTELPDGREAKQAPAGTFPVTEAFARQLEKDMRASPEQYLWTHRRWKHKRS; this is encoded by the coding sequence ATGGCCACGAAAGGCACTCTTTCCAGCTCCGGCCGGCCTTATGCCTGGTACTTCGAGCCGCTGCGCTGGCTACTGCTGGGCCTGGCGCACCTGCCGCTGGCGGTACTGTACCTGTTTGCGGAGGTCATTTACTTCCTGCTGGCCTACGTGGTGCGCTACCGCTGGCGCGTCGTCACGGAAAACCTGCGCAACTCCTTTCCGGAGAAAACGCCGGCCGAAATTGAGCGCATCGGCAAGGCATTCTACCGACATTTCTCGCAGGTTATCATCGAAATTCTGAAGCTGGCCGCTATTTCGCCCGAGGAATTACGGCAGCGGATGCGCTTCGTGAACCCGGAGCTGATGACGCGCCATTTCGCCGAGAAGCGACTGGTGCTCTCGCTCGGTTCGCACATGGGCAACTGGGAGTGGATTCTGAGCGGCGCGGCGCTGGAGTTTCCCGGCCGGGCTGCCGGCGTATACAAGCCGCTCAATAACCTGTTCTTCGAGAGCTTCATGCGCCGCCTGCGTACCCGGCTCGGTGCCGATGCGGTGCCCATGCTGGCCACGTTGCGCTACTTAGTGGCGCATCGCGGCGAAGGCCGCACCCTCAGCCTGCTCACCGACCAGGCCGCCGGCCCCGAAGACCGGCCCTACTGGACTGATTTCCTGCACCAGGACACCAGCTTTTACACTAGTGCTGACCGCCTCGCCGTGCAGCTCGACTGCGCCGTACTCTACGTGGGCATCCGCCGCGTGCGGCGCGGCTACTACGAAGTCACCTTCACCGAACTGCCTGACGGCCGCGAAGCCAAGCAGGCACCGGCTGGCACCTTTCCCGTCACGGAAGCCTTCGCCCGGCAGCTGGAAAAAGATATGCGCGCCTCGCCCGAGCAGTACCTGTGGACGCACCGGCGGTGGAAGCATAAACGCAGTTAG
- a CDS encoding L-threonylcarbamoyladenylate synthase, whose amino-acid sequence MPATLLRIHPENPPQARIQQAVDVLRKGGVIIYPTDTVYGIGCDVTNAKAVERVCRIKGIKPEKANLSFICYDLSHISDYAHGISTSTYKVIKKALPGPFTFLFEASAEAPRFGGVKRKQVGIRVPDNQIIRQLVKELGNPIVSTSVRESEETLEEYVTDPDLIYEKYRLLVDLVIDGGFGGNTPSTIVDCTNDDFDIVRDGAGDIEQFL is encoded by the coding sequence ATGCCCGCCACCCTCCTCCGCATTCACCCCGAAAATCCGCCCCAAGCCCGTATCCAGCAAGCCGTTGACGTGCTGCGCAAGGGGGGAGTCATCATCTATCCCACCGATACCGTGTATGGCATCGGCTGCGACGTGACCAATGCCAAGGCCGTGGAACGCGTGTGCCGCATCAAAGGCATCAAGCCTGAAAAAGCCAACCTGAGCTTCATTTGCTACGACCTGTCGCACATCTCCGACTACGCTCACGGCATCTCGACTTCGACTTATAAGGTTATCAAAAAAGCACTGCCCGGCCCGTTCACCTTCCTCTTCGAGGCCAGCGCCGAGGCCCCCCGTTTCGGCGGCGTGAAGCGCAAGCAAGTCGGCATTCGGGTGCCCGACAACCAGATTATCCGTCAGCTGGTGAAAGAACTTGGCAACCCCATCGTGAGCACCTCGGTGCGCGAGAGCGAGGAAACCCTGGAAGAATACGTGACCGACCCGGACCTGATTTACGAGAAGTACCGCCTGCTCGTGGACCTCGTCATCGACGGTGGCTTCGGCGGCAACACCCCCAGCACCATCGTGGACTGCACCAACGACGATTTCGACATCGTGCGCGACGGCGCCGGCGACATCGAGCAGTTTTTGTAG
- the mltG gene encoding endolytic transglycosylase MltG, with amino-acid sequence MAKPAQKSVIERRDAALKRRKRWGIVSIVFTLTLVCFSYYFYQVFFTANVETKGKPTYVVIPRGATWKDALNTIDRTGAIVDKLSLHFVARLMKYDKPGAVKPGNYELKDGFTNRQLINVLKSGAQSPVKLTFNTVRLRNELVAKLASQVDVPAARLDSLLRDPAYTKSLGFDTTTVLTMFIPNTYDVYWNTSAKRLMQRLKTSYEQFWTPQRDAEREKLHLTRAQVSTLASIVEAEQQQHADERPRIAGVYLNRLKRGMKLQADPTVVYANHDFTIKRVLNVHLQKDSPYNTYKYAGLPPGPINLPSIASIDAVLKPESNNYLYFCAKEDFSGYHAFATNEQEHIANARRYQAALNRAGIK; translated from the coding sequence ATGGCCAAACCCGCCCAAAAGTCTGTCATCGAACGCCGCGACGCGGCCCTCAAACGCCGCAAGCGCTGGGGCATCGTCAGCATTGTGTTCACGCTCACGCTGGTGTGCTTCTCCTACTATTTCTACCAGGTGTTCTTCACCGCCAACGTCGAAACCAAGGGCAAGCCCACCTACGTGGTGATTCCGCGCGGGGCCACCTGGAAGGACGCCCTCAACACCATCGACCGCACCGGGGCCATCGTCGACAAGCTCTCGCTGCACTTCGTGGCCCGGCTGATGAAGTACGACAAGCCCGGCGCCGTGAAGCCCGGCAACTACGAGCTCAAGGACGGCTTCACCAACCGCCAGCTCATCAACGTGCTCAAAAGCGGCGCCCAGTCGCCCGTAAAACTCACCTTCAATACGGTGCGCCTGCGCAACGAGCTGGTGGCCAAGCTGGCCAGCCAGGTCGATGTGCCCGCCGCCCGGCTCGACTCGCTGCTGCGCGACCCGGCTTACACCAAAAGCCTGGGTTTCGACACCACCACGGTGCTGACCATGTTCATCCCGAACACCTACGACGTGTACTGGAACACCTCGGCCAAGCGCCTGATGCAGCGCCTGAAAACGTCCTACGAGCAGTTCTGGACGCCCCAGCGCGACGCCGAGCGCGAGAAGCTGCACCTCACCCGCGCCCAGGTAAGCACCCTGGCCAGCATCGTGGAAGCCGAGCAGCAGCAGCACGCCGACGAGCGCCCGCGCATTGCCGGCGTCTACCTCAACCGCCTCAAGCGCGGCATGAAGCTACAGGCCGACCCCACCGTGGTGTACGCCAACCACGACTTCACCATTAAGCGCGTGCTGAACGTGCACCTGCAAAAAGACTCGCCCTACAACACCTACAAGTACGCCGGCCTGCCGCCCGGCCCCATCAACCTGCCCAGCATCGCCAGCATCGACGCCGTGCTAAAGCCGGAGAGCAACAATTACCTTTATTTCTGCGCCAAGGAGGATTTCAGCGGCTACCACGCCTTTGCCACCAATGAGCAGGAGCACATTGCGAATGCGCGGCGCTACCAGGCGGCATTGAACAGAGCTGGCATCAAATAG
- a CDS encoding acyl-CoA thioesterase: MYTSDIQIRVRYAETDQMGYVYHGNYAAYFEVARTEAFRKLGISYKELEADGVGMPVGELRTRFRRPARYDDLLTVRLLLRQPPEGTRVLFEYEIYNEAQELLTEGHTLMVFVKTTTGRPVPIPESIQQQLAPYFSEDDLESPVLPKPGAILPDAPAPAAFRK; this comes from the coding sequence TTGTACACCTCCGACATCCAAATCCGCGTGCGCTACGCCGAAACCGACCAGATGGGCTACGTCTACCACGGCAACTACGCGGCCTATTTTGAAGTGGCGCGCACCGAGGCCTTTCGCAAGCTCGGCATCAGCTACAAAGAGCTGGAGGCCGATGGCGTGGGCATGCCGGTAGGGGAGCTGCGCACCCGTTTCCGCCGCCCCGCGCGCTACGACGACTTGCTGACCGTGCGCCTGCTGCTGCGCCAGCCGCCCGAAGGCACGCGGGTACTGTTCGAGTACGAGATTTACAACGAAGCCCAGGAACTGCTCACCGAAGGCCACACGCTCATGGTGTTTGTGAAAACCACCACCGGCCGGCCCGTGCCCATTCCCGAGAGTATCCAGCAGCAGCTGGCGCCGTATTTTAGCGAAGACGACCTGGAAAGTCCGGTGCTGCCCAAGCCCGGCGCCATTTTGCCCGATGCGCCCGCCCCGGCGGCGTTCAGAAAGTAA
- a CDS encoding YihY/virulence factor BrkB family protein, which produces MKAPAAISRARFPDVRKQRTYRRLIVGLKRLRLPGGQASLYDVLDRILHELRLDSLEKRAAYMAFNLTVALFPTIIFLFTLIPFISDYLNIPNLNVDILQYLADFMPPELYAATATTIEDIVNIPHGGLLSFGFVTALVLSSNGIMALLDAFEKKYPWFKHRSYLRKRVIATALTFVLALILLLSIAGIFFGTYMMDALVFYEIVPERFTDLVLTLIRYGSLVGLFLSTTCVIYYFVPPVHDKWPLLSAGAVVATLLIFLVSFLFTLYVRIFNSYNTFYGSIGALVGFMVWLEFVCMTLIIGFEVNVSMDAITGRRRQMMREQLAAQRDMPGKK; this is translated from the coding sequence GTGAAAGCCCCCGCCGCCATCAGCCGTGCCCGCTTCCCCGATGTGCGCAAGCAACGCACCTACCGGCGGCTGATTGTGGGCCTAAAGCGACTGCGGCTGCCCGGCGGCCAGGCCTCGCTCTACGACGTGCTCGACCGCATCCTGCACGAACTGCGCCTCGACTCGCTGGAAAAACGCGCCGCCTACATGGCCTTCAACCTCACGGTAGCCCTGTTTCCGACCATCATTTTCCTGTTCACGCTCATCCCGTTCATCAGCGACTACCTCAACATCCCCAACCTCAACGTCGACATCCTGCAGTACCTGGCCGATTTTATGCCGCCGGAGCTGTACGCCGCCACGGCCACGACCATTGAGGACATCGTGAACATCCCGCACGGCGGCCTGCTCTCGTTCGGTTTTGTCACGGCGCTGGTGCTCAGCTCCAACGGCATCATGGCGCTGCTCGATGCGTTCGAGAAGAAATACCCGTGGTTTAAGCACCGCAGCTACCTGCGCAAGCGCGTGATTGCAACGGCGCTAACTTTTGTGCTGGCGCTGATATTGCTGCTCTCCATTGCGGGCATCTTCTTCGGTACTTATATGATGGACGCGCTGGTATTCTATGAAATCGTGCCCGAGCGGTTCACCGACCTGGTGCTCACGCTCATTCGCTACGGCTCATTGGTGGGGCTCTTTTTGAGCACGACCTGCGTGATTTATTACTTCGTGCCGCCCGTGCACGACAAGTGGCCGCTGCTCTCGGCGGGGGCGGTGGTGGCCACGCTGCTCATTTTTCTGGTGTCTTTTCTCTTCACGCTCTACGTCCGCATCTTCAACTCCTATAACACGTTCTACGGCTCCATTGGGGCGCTGGTGGGCTTCATGGTGTGGCTCGAGTTTGTGTGCATGACGCTGATTATCGGCTTTGAGGTGAACGTGAGCATGGACGCCATCACCGGCCGCCGGCGCCAGATGATGCGCGAGCAGCTGGCGGCGCAACGCGACATGCCGGGCAAAAAATGA